The DNA segment tgataaaataaaactaaaaatatatgagCAAAAAGGAAAGGCAAATTCATATCTATGAAACAAATGTCactgtaaaatatatacttgaCAATAAATATACCTGTTGTTTACATACAAACAAGTAATAATAACATACAGAATATTTGGTcttcaatgtaaaaataaaaaaaaataagcacagAAATGCGGTTTGTGGATGCATAGATTGTGAGCATACAAGACATTTGAACAATGTCTTACCATAATTATTGATGATATTTGTCTACAGCACATAAAGTAACATAGATTATCTATATCCTAAATTAGCACAGAGGGTACTTCCCCTGGTTTCCTGATGTTCTCTAATGACAGCAGTCCCTTATGCGTGTCAGAAAATGGGTGACATGAAATTTCTGACACTAGACTGGCCAGTAGTTTAAAAATCCAACCATCAATTAATCCACCTTGGGCATCATGATGGACTACGGCCCAAACCTCTTCCTTTAATGTGAGGAGGCATAAGTACTTCAGTTGGATGTATATAAGCTGATCATGTCATGCACTTTTCACCCTGGAAAATTGCACAGGTCCCTAAGGATGATTGACAAATTGTAAACATGCTAGCAAAGCAAAAGATATACATGAATCCTTAACTTTTGTGTTGGAAATAGCATTTGAATATGCAAAGGAAATATTTCATCCAAACCTAATATtacaatgattaattaatatcttGAACTGTGTGGTCTATAAAGCTttatacatgtattttaaattgtgtaGCAACTATATGTGAATGAATTACTCAATTAAATTCAATGAATGtaatatacacaaaatatttattgaatgtttaGTAACAGCATCCACATTAACACAAATCTGTATTCTAACATAtagaattgtaatataaaaattaatttatctatatttagtaTTCACTAAACCACTCAAATTATTACCCTTTAGGACACAATAAATACTAGTGCATTACCacaaaaaagttaataaagttTACTTTGACTATTAGCTGAAACTACTAGAATAACACTTTTCCACACCTTTCCAATTTTGTGTGAATAATGGACAATTTGGCACAAAAtcatattttcaacaaaatatttatccaacCATTACTTGATTAAGACACAAGTTACTGTGACactttttttcaaatagaaatTTGGCCTAGATAATGTTATATGCTTTCATCATTTGAATTCAATGAATTAACAATGTACAAAACATGTTATCAATACAGTTACTCACACTACACGCGTCCAGTCAGACTTTAATGATACCGTGAGTCAAAACTACGGAAATTCAAAGTAAATAGGGAATTAGAAAGTTCCATTTGGGTAAATAACTGATATTATGTTGATGTTAGTACTGTCGGTCTCATTaccaaataacaataacaatatttgttattgttttcgtACCGGTACCTCTATTGCGTATATGAacgtaaatattgtataatatgattGCGCTTACCCCGAGGCTGCTGTCAGTCATATTCAGGGAACCGTTGGGTCCGTCTAAATGATTGTTGTcaatagaatctaaataatcaTCATTTTCTGCCATTTCCACAGGCTGCCTCGATCATGAATTCAGCAATTCGACGTTCACTTTAGTTTAACACTCTGAAAATCCAATACCAAACACTAAATTTATCTAGCTCATAgataaatttgataattatgATGATACTGACGTACCGGTAACCAAGTCAGTAACGATACTAATGAcctacttacaaaatatagcaCTCATCAACtaaaaacagttatctttattagtgaaaataagTGTTCTTACATAAACACCTTATCATTTAGTTGATATTtacagatttattaaaaatatcttaaaatggaACACCATTTAACCCAAACAACAATTAATGTTGCTAcatgaaaaaacataaaaggGAAAAAATTTACGAAACCAGAACCAGATCATAGACACCTCTTATTGATGTAGCCAATAATGGAcaactttgtttgtttttctactATCTCGTTTAGTAATATACTTAGAGATGCCAACTTTTTAAATCAAGTGATATTTAAATTGTGCCTATATGCACTTGATTCGatagtaggtatattttaatatttttgataactaACACGGAGTATCTCAAACAGAAGTTGcctctttaaaataatttccataGACTATAGACCCGAAAATATTGATTATCTGTATTCTATTAACTGGCAAATTTTTGTTGCGATGTCTTgtcaattttaatttgacaaatGACAATTCTGTGAGCGAATCAATgaagtttagttttataaaaaacaataatcactCTAGATTAGTTTAGTCTCTAATCAACGGGAATAATAGGTATTTTTCAGTGATATTGACTATTGTATCTGTTgaatatagtttgtttgttgtaGAGACAAAACGGCCAATCACATCAAGTTGGATTTGGAATTATAGAAACAAATCCTAAATCGctgtattatttagtttaaattccGTGTTGGGTATGGTATATCctttattttggtttaaaacAATTCTCTGGGTTCGtatatttcaaattgtattgttctgtaaaaatatcacaatttttaTAGGTATATATCACCTACATCATGCAATAGtctaatgtaatgtaaaatttacacaaaataacacagtatgctataaaaaaaaaaacagtgaggTGCTATTTGTTTGCATGCAACTTTGGAAGTACTGAATatcaataagattttttaatgacattatatttaattatccaGGTGTTTGTGAGCATCAGCTGGATTCATACAATATATCTGAGTTGGAAGTTATCAAGTTTATCTGAGAAATATGCCACTAACAGCTGATGTGGCTGCACAACAAGTGCAGGTATTAACTTAACCCTTTGCTTGATCATTATCAGTTTTTATGCAGTTACTATTTGTACTAAAAATGTTAGTACTTGtaatttgtgttgttttttgttGACATATACTTGCAAAAGTTTAATTGAATGTAGACAAATGAAACCAAATCTGAAGCAGTACTCtatcacattttttaaaaccattatCATTTTCCAGGAGCGTCTGCGCTCTCTTCACAGACTAATATATGACATAGAACCAGAAAGGGTCAGAAATGAACAGTGTATAGAGTCTATACTTAGAGCTGAGAAGGCAGCAGAGTCAACACAGTCCACTGATGACTCTTCTGGATCTTCGCAACAGGTATTCTGACATAAttcacaaaaacattattatggATGTTTGCACATTCATAATTTGACTTGATTTGTACTCCCAAGAGCACATGGGTTTTATCTCATTTCCATTTTTATGTTCATGTATGTCAAGAatctaaattgaattttataaaaagatgaATATGTTAATTGTTAAGCAATTTTTGGCATGATTCGTcctatatagatatatagatatagatgaatattgcattaaatatttttttgtagcaaATAATGCAGCTGAAGAACTTGTACAAGTCAGGACTCACAGCAGCCGAGCAAGAGGAGCGGCTGTTGCGCGCAGCCTTGTCACGCATCTACGAAATACGCACCATCAAGAATGAACGACGGATCCAGGTAAAGAGGCTTATGGGTGCCtgttaaattgtaataaataaataaaaatattgttaaatgtaggtaggtactgtaactttgacttttcggatgaccaatgCGTCAGTCGGTCCCGTGATCttgaaggctgaaaagtcttaaAATGTTgggagaaatttataatacaaaaactacGTTAAGtcatcaaaatagttttattttaataaataaatataaattgtactaatatttaataatatatgattCATCTATCATGTCCAATACCAACATGTCGTGAGCATGTTTGTTTCACCTTGCCGCCGCTGGGTATCGCCTGCCTAGTTGGCCGACTTAAGCATACGCCAACATTTGAAGAACACATTTGGCGTAGCTTGTCACAACTCACAATCACTCCGTCGAATGTTAAGACGTACTTATTTTGTATCAATACCTACGCCCGCACTGGCCTAAGAAAGACCCACATTTATAACTGGCATaagatacaatattatttgtgtCCAGGCGCGTCACGCTGGCAACAAGGAGACGATCGGTTGCGGTGCGTTGATGAAGATGTTGCTGAGCGCGGCACAGACCCTGCCGCTGCACGTGGGGCGCGTCGGTGAGCGTGCGCCTGCGTTGTGCGGCGCCGTGCCCGCCGACGCAGGGCATGTGGCGCGCCCGGGGGACGCCGTCGCGGCGCTCGTACGCGTATCGGATAAGGAGGAAAACTGGATACTTGCTGAGGTGTGTATGCTTGTTCggaaaacattatatttcagaCTAAAGTTCATTTAAAATAGGCACTAGCATCAGTCGGGAAATATCaagaataattacaaaataatcattttccaGGTCAATACACCAAATTCATTTGTGTATTTATCTTTGTCTAAATAAACTGAATATGATACTACGAGTATAATAAGCAAACTATTGGTTCTtactaacaataaatttatatcagGTTGTAAGCTGGCTTCCGGCGCAAGGCAAGTACGAGGTGGACGACATCGACGAAGAGCAGAAGAACCGCCACGTTCTGAGCAAGCGGCGCGTCGTGCCGCTGCCGCTGATGCGTGCCGACCCACGAACTGACGAACATGCACTCTTCCCTAAAGGTATTACTAAATTGCTAAAACATCTAACTTGAGGTTGACTTATACCGCTTATTTCTACTGATGTTTTGGATACAAAATCATACTCTGCTAAGGCATTGCTCTGTGTTTAAGGGACCATTGATATGTTTGTACAAATGGCTGTATGTTGTTTAGGTGCAGTGGTAATGGCGTTGTATCCGCAAACGACATGCTTCTACCGCGCCGTGGTGAACAGATTGCCTGCTAGTGCCGCGGATCCTTACGAGGTGCTCTTTGAGGTGCGTATTATCTTATgactatgtaaattataattgaaaagaaaCAATATTGTATACTGATATGCTAGTTCAGTGGCAAGACAGATATACAGGTATACCGTCATACgcatattatgtagatatatcCTAAGTTGCAGCACCATTCCGTATAAGTTGTATGTATATAACGGAATAGCTTGCTACTATTAAGTATCGTGGGCGTATGTCTGATCACAATAACCGAAGTCAGATTTTATtagttgtagtttttgtcccaaaacaattataattcggaacgcgagacagtctccACACACCCATCGCACTAGTCTCCTAAAATATTCGATCACTTGATCTAAATAAACCAGCTGAATTGCAAATTTTTCATAGGCTTGTCATTCTCTTTGGCTTTCCGGCCTTCTTGATATCGTCTGACATACCCATTGCGCTATATAGCAAAGATTCTGACGATCGTCATAAGATGGCGTTGGcgttctatttaaaaatcaactcgaCGACGACATATATATGTGTGCAGGACTCGTCGTACGCGGACGGGTACTCGCCGCCGGAGCGCGTGGCGCAGCGGTACGTGATCGCGATCAAGGAGGGCAAGGGCCGCGCCACCTGACCCGCCTCGCaccgcgcgccgccgcacgccCCGCACGCCTCGCTCGCGCCGCTCCGCCTCGCGCCGCACGACGCCGAGCGCTCCTCCACCGACTCTGTCTGAACACACGCCGCACAccactggggccttattctctatcccgcacgttattttaacagtgcgtaacaaactcgtaacacaacgcatcatgtttaggactatagaaattggcttacagaataccatttcacgcagatttcacgaagataacatgacacggccgcgttaggcgtttacactatcatacagaataagagcCCTGCACCAATACCGGGTACACACCGAGTGAATGAGTGCGGGCGAATGTGACTCCAATATGGTTTTCGACAATCACCACCAAAGTCTCGCTCGTCTTCGAAGCCGCATCTACGTATGCACATTTGCTAGCGTTCGCTCGCACACGCTCGGTTGGTCTATATCCGCCATGTGTCTACGACAGCGAACGGGTGAATATCAAACTTTTATTCTTtactataaagtttaatttggCGTAAACAAAAAACCGTACGCCGATATGCACGTTTGAATTCAGTCTCTTCGCCGTCGGCCCATCCTCGTTACCTTAGTCTTGGTAAATTTGAATCTTAACCTAAAGCGGTGTAAGTATCGATATTAGTCTAGGAAAGCCCTCTATGATAGGGATGCGAGTGCGCGCTTAAATCATTGCACAATGCTAGGCTAGCTGCTAAGTATTAGGATATAagtattaagtacataatattataatcataacgTAGTAATCTTATCTATACGCTATTTAGACACTTGTACTGCCGACGATAGACGAGCAGCGAGTACTTAGAATCAAGTTTGCGAGCATCGAGAAGCAAACTGTATAGTTCCGATAATTTTGTAGCTGGACTGTAACGAATGTGCGCGTGCGACAGATTACTGACAATGTAGTACGGAATGATCAATAGGAGTCTGTCGGCGAGTATTCTGACTCAATCTTATGAAGAGAGTTTAGTTATTGCGAAAAGAAAACACATTCGcattcgcagtgcgtagacatagggccgttgtgattggctaatattgagatacaacaataaaaacacaacaaacaaaggctgccatgccatcagcactgagaaacagacttgttttcacagctttactccgtacttacataaaaaacatctatgaataagggggttagtttgtaattttttgtatatcgGTTTTGTTACTACTGGTGACATGTGTCCTAAATTAAAGACTGTAATAAATGAGTTATGGAATGTTAGTGTCCTACATTGGCTATTAATTAGTAGTTAGAGAtacgaatatataattttacaaggTAAGAAACTACATGGGTTGCATAGATTTCGTCGTCGTAGGTTTTAAAGtaatcattattttagaaaatgtatattgtaacGTAATTTTTTGATTACGTTACATGTTTGGTTTGACAAGTACATGTAACGTAATCAAAAAATTACGTTACAATATGGAACAGCAAGACTCAACCCATGTGGaacacagaaataaataatgtggACGTAATTTGCTAATTGCATAGAGTGCAACCAAATGGCGTAGTGTTGAGGattcatcatctcagccacaggaagtccactgctgaacataggcctaccccaaggatctccacgccgacctgttggaagcggcctgcatccagcgacttcctgcaaccttagccaggtcgtccgtccaccttgtaggcgggcgtccgacatttctcTTGCCtatacgtggcctccactctagaacctttcgaccccaacggccatcggttcttcgaggcccactgccacttcaacttgctaatcctatgggctatgtcggtaacctttgttctcctacagatctcctcatttctgattcgatctcgtagggaaatactgaacatagccctctccatagctcgttgaCTGACCTTGAGCCTCCTGAGTGTTGATTACCATTAGATTTCCAAGTTCAAAGTATTTTGAAAATTGCATCTGGTTTCGACATTCATGGACATTTGCAATGCAACTTCGCGATTTGCAGGTTTGGATGGCTCGCCAGTCGCCAGTGGACTACAGCAAACTTATACATGCTTGTTGTCCCGATATTTTCAAATAGTCTTCCGAATCCTGATAAATAGTCCAGAATTacgattctaaaaaatattttttattaataacatgtaAACTGCCGCTGTGGCTTCGCTGAGCATAAAAATTCTGTACcgtaaaatattgtgttttatcaACTAGGGATGGATGACCACACATAAAATTAAGGGGAATGATGAAACCTATCACAGGATAGCACAGGCTAAAAAAGCACATTATTTTTGCGCCAAAGAAGCCATCCAGCATTTTCACTATACTTTATTAGTGtatatgtaatgtatttattattgcattgctgtaaaaaaaaaatatttttatgaaaataaaacaatatatggatacaattttttattatcctaAAATTACGAATACATGGATAACCGAAATATACaatcaataattttgattaaatggtaaaaatcgattttattagaTTACTCTTTTGATTAGATACAAACTAATATACTAGGCATAATAGATGAAACTAAAACGTAgtatcaataaacaaaatgtttggAGAACTTGCTTCACATGAGTTCCACaccatttgataaaataaaaaaaaataagataaaataataagcaaCTGACCtgtttaaagatttaaataatacaaattgaaCACGCCTACGCAAGTAGGGTGCAaggcttattaaaaatattctaataaataaaattcaatggtTCCTTCCTGGTAGGTCaattaatgcatttttaaaCTAGTCCTCGAATCGCACAGCCTATGATATTgcataacttaatatttatgcaTGCGATGAGCAAGTTTAAGTTATGGCATTTTGAAGCTttacattacatataaataagaaatgagATCAATGTGTTTATTCATTGTCAGAGAGTGTGATCTGCAATAAATAAAGCGTCAATCATCGCCAAACGCCAGAGACGATGGCACAATATCGCCAACGGAAGACCGTCTTTAAATAActcgatataatttataaaatctgaAACACCTACcacgacataatatttttagagagcTAAACACGAAAGCTTGAAAGGTATGTTTGGTAAATTGAATACATTGCCACACAGGCAATCATTAGGAAAACGCATAATTAAACAAAcaagataaattaaattggGAGTGTATGCGGATGGTATGAGGTGTTTGCTGTACATTTCTTTACCtgtccataataatataatcattaatcACTAAACCTCTCATCTAAAATAGTCTTGTATATAACCCtctattaataaatttgtttagatGACTCGTGTAGGGCAGGGAAGAGTAGCTTGTAGCCCTTACAAGGCCTGTCGGTCGGTCATGAGTCCGTGGAGCTTGCGCACGACGACGGGTGCGGGTCGCGACCGCTTGTCGTCTTCGGGCGCGTGCTGGATGGCGTGGTGGATGGCACGCTTGAGACCGCCCTCGGCCGCTACTAGAGAGTTGATGGCGTGCAAGTCTTTCGCGGGGCTGCGGCTGAAGCGGTACATGAGGTGGTGTGTGGGCGGTGGCGAGGTGAGGGGCTTCACGTACAGCTGGTGCCGCTCCGACACGCGCTGCCCCGCCGGCGACCACGCCGCGTCGCCGCGACCCGCCGGCAACGGAGACAGGCTGCACTCCTGCCGGTGCCATACATATTTgtgaaatagacaaaacaacTATACTTATCAATAATACTTTTCTAATTTGCATAAGTTACATCAACAAAGTAtactactattaaaataaatgtgaaacagTACCactagtttacaataaaatatacttacatctcTGTGCCGTCCAGTAAACCGCAGCGCGAAGTTCTGTATGCACTGTACATATACTTTATTGTAAAAGTTTATCAGATCACCTCTCTCTGGCGAACCtgaaaaaagtatataaatttaattttgcacaATTAGGTGTAGATAtcaattaaagatttattatataaagcactTACCCTCCCCAGAGTTCTGTTTGATCAGAACAGACCTGTAGACATGATTATCAGCCAATGGTCGCTGCCGGTAACAGCGCATGATATCAGCAAATGTCCTTTCAACATGATTGTTTGTATTGCTTGACACtacctaaaaatatacaaaggcCTTTTCACTTATTTTATACAGTTACAGAATACAGTGTGCATGTTAAAATGTCGcacattattttacatttatctttAATGCATTTATTACCAATTTCAATGTAATAATTGTAACATGCCAAGATAGAGAAAAGAGTAGTTAGATGTGAAGTCCAATTAACAACAGAAATAGCTCAACAAATTTAGAACTGGGTCCCCTGTACACGCATTATATACAAGTAGAATGAAATGTTTCTGAAAAATTGTCGCGATTCAAAGTCTTCAGTTTCAGCTATGTTCGTACCTGACTGTACACAGTTTATATCACTCACCTTGCATATAACATACACGGCGCACATGAGTATCTGGTCGAGATGACGGTCGCGCATCAGCTGCGTCTGGTGCATGATGGAGTGCTCGAGGCAGGTCCAGATCTTGCGCTTGAGCTCCTCGTCCGTGAGCCCTAGCCGCGTGCACAAGTCGTTCATACGCACCACCGCTAGACTGTAGAACTATGAAAAAATACATGTTAGAAGACCGTCATGATCTAGTGTGAGGTGCTTTATAtgggcacagcaaagtgactctACTGTACTTGATGGTAAACGGAGTGGAGTCCGGATAGAATATTGATTAGCGTGAGATAATTATCTGTTgtcagttgatacaattatgccatcTTTGAATAGGATATACATaaggtgatcccggaacgcaacacacttacgtgggccactatggagggTTTAACATCTTGTGGATGGGGGCTGCTATCAaggcggataaaaaatattatatgccaGTTCATATTCAACAGTCGAAACTATATTCAGTATATTTAGGATAAGGTATGCAAaacatttcatctttataataattatatagacaGATATAGTGCTTCTAAGGATTTTTTCtgaaaatttaaatctatatctattatattactaattatactATTACTAATTACCTTtctaaagaataatattaacgAATTATTTTTCTTGGGTGTCGATGTTGGCGTAGTTTCTCCGTTTGAAGTATTTTGTGATTGTGATGGACTGATTTCTCTTAAAGCTGTGTTATTTGTTTGTACtgaaaataaattcatcaaAGCATTACAAtcaaagttaaaattatatatatgtgACAACTATAtatgatatgtttttaaattacccAAAAGTGATTGTCCTGGTTTGATAGGATCCTTGAACAGCTGTTTCTTAGCTTGCTCGGCCATCGGCGGATGAACGCGTTCCGATAAGGATGACGGTGACTGGAGACCATCTGTCAAAACATATAAACTCTAATTTCTTTCCATACTTGAAGGTAATGCTCATTACTGTTGAGAAGGCACCCAGAACTCGTTTGAAATCTAGAACAGTAATCAATACTTATTGCCACGTGATTTGGATTCATTATTGCTAGTTACAAAAATGTGAAATGTAGTATTACTATTATTCCTCCTGTAGGGCGAGTCGTGGACGGAAACGTCGGCCGAGGCAGGGACTGGAGTCCTGCTCAGCTGGTCCCACAGCGGACTATCCGAAGTCCAAACTAAGGACTCCAAGACCTCTTCTTCAacctatttacaataaaaatatatattattgcgCGTATTTTCAATTCTTACTGCACCAGCACATAGCACCTTTAGAACTAAAGCGACCTAACtcaaaacttatatatttccttattttgttaaaaacgaCCTTCCAAATTATGCTCTATATCCCTATGACgacaaaaagacaaaattatagaaaagaaCAGAGATTTTCACTCTCGACGACCAGCCGATTCACTGCCttctaaattgttttcaaatctttcTTATTAATTTCTCACAAATCATCTTTTTTCAGTTAGATCACCTTAATTCTAAGTGTGCaagtattcataaataaaaaaataaacacttacaGCATTAAGGTGTTTAATGACGTCGCGGCTGAGCTTATCAAACACGGCCTGCACGACCAGCTCGATAATCTTGTAGAAGTGGAACGCACTGAGTCCGTATATGTTGAGCACGCGCGGGAACTTGAACGAGTGCACTCCGTACGCGTGCAGCACTATCTCCGTACAGCACGCGTATACCGTGAGTTGGTACGTCTCTTGGGTGAGCAGCATCTGATATTAACACTAATTGATTAGAATGCACAGCTTTCGCCCCCTATTATTTAGTACTTAACGTAAGCAATGGAATGTAGACATACTTCTAACTATTTCTAAAAACGCAAAAAGGCGTTTAATCACATAATTTACAGTAAACTTAATGGCGGTAAATTGGTAAGTACAGAGTTCAAGAagctattttattcatattttagttgttaagatcattaataaaaattgtgtcaTTTGCAAGCTAACAGAAAGCAAGATTAAAtctggtaaaaaatcaacaaaattcGTTTAAATCCGTAAGCAGGCCTAAATGTCAAAAAACGATAATGAGACTAAATAATATCTTGCGACATAATtgaagaataattaataaaatctaacaTAGTAAACTACCCCTTTGATTGACTTTATGTAAGggtattgttaaatataatttgcatcTAAAATGAAtgccattttaatttattatcaatttgtAAAGAACTCATATTACCTGCAATGACACTTGCGGTTTCTTCCTATGCTCCTCCTTGATAATATGCTCGAACACCTTGTAATAGAGACACGTGACCATGTCGCGGCGGAAAGTGATCGTCTCCGCCTTGGTGCTGCCCTTGGCCTCTCGCAAGCTGTTCGCGAACTGGTTCGCCCAACCGGTGCACGGCTGTATCACATTTGTGTTTATCGTTTCTTCACTTACACCACTGTCCCTGAGAACAAGGATGGTTGTTTATTAGTTAATGTTTCAAGTGCGGTGGTAGATATGGTTATGCATATTGGCAATTTTTTTCCTGTaacatatcatattataatatatatccataTATCTGTTTTAATGCTGAGTCCTATATAGATTTTTTCATTTCTGAAATTGGTCGATGATGGATTTGATTAATGTAAGGTAAGACgataggtaaataataataactgttaagtaaaatttgtttgtttggtgAATTTTATAGATTCACCAAgttgatataaattttttatagtcagtaatttttaaataattttatacaagacTGACACAGTTCCATAGACAATATATTTAGGTAAGATAGGTGCACTCACTTGAAGAGCCTGAGCAGGTGTGGCGAGGGCCGCGGCTGCGCCTGGCGCAGGTAGGCGGCGAGGCGCGCCAGGCTGTTGCGCGCCTCCGACACCGGCGTGAGCTCCTCCGCGCGCCGCGCCAGGTACAGCCGCCCCGTCAGCGGCGTGTCGGGGCACGCGCGCCCGCTCTGCACACACAACGACGCCATCAACACTTGCAATACTCTTTAGTGATCGTAAATCTATAGATTTTTGATTAGcagatttagaaaatatttagtaaaatattgatCCGAGATATCAGATTGAATGTCTAATAGTCACTACACGAGTTgtctattgaatattatattatgtggaATGTTGTAATTTCGAAAGTAGAAAGCAGTTTTCTTTGATGAGATGTAAAGTGCAACAATGCGACATGCCAACTGATGTGCATTCATTATAATCGATGCATTAGTGTATCAGGTCACCTTTGATTATCAATCGCATCGCGTGTCCTCTTTTATCTTTACCATTTGGTTTAAACACAAATTCCAATAGATTTTCACTGTTATAGGGTATTTCTACTAATTTCTtcatacacaaggttttaaataaaCCATGCCCTTTCAACCCAGTCTTCACGTCCATATACAATTTTTACT comes from the Manduca sexta isolate Smith_Timp_Sample1 chromosome 16, JHU_Msex_v1.0, whole genome shotgun sequence genome and includes:
- the LOC115447575 gene encoding SAGA-associated factor 29 — protein: MPLTADVAAQQVQERLRSLHRLIYDIEPERVRNEQCIESILRAEKAAESTQSTDDSSGSSQQQIMQLKNLYKSGLTAAEQEERLLRAALSRIYEIRTIKNERRIQARHAGNKETIGCGALMKMLLSAAQTLPLHVGRVGERAPALCGAVPADAGHVARPGDAVAALVRVSDKEENWILAEVVSWLPAQGKYEVDDIDEEQKNRHVLSKRRVVPLPLMRADPRTDEHALFPKGAVVMALYPQTTCFYRAVVNRLPASAADPYEVLFEDSSYADGYSPPERVAQRYVIAIKEGKGRAT
- the LOC115447568 gene encoding retinoblastoma-like protein 1 isoform X2 codes for the protein MSYCMINPILTCLVDYEGKENEIDTYDGDHANEQMNPKNRVSGDEISEVIASFGPSGRACPDTPLTGRLYLARRAEELTPVSEARNSLARLAAYLRQAQPRPSPHLLRLFKDSGVSEETINTNVIQPCTGWANQFANSLREAKGSTKAETITFRRDMVTCLYYKVFEHIIKEEHRKKPQVSLQMLLTQETYQLTVYACCTEIVLHAYGVHSFKFPRVLNIYGLSAFHFYKIIELVVQAVFDKLSRDVIKHLNAVEEEVLESLVWTSDSPLWDQLSRTPVPASADVSVHDSPYRRNNNGLQSPSSLSERVHPPMAEQAKKQLFKDPIKPGQSLLVQTNNTALREISPSQSQNTSNGETTPTSTPKKNNSLILFFRKFYSLAVVRMNDLCTRLGLTDEELKRKIWTCLEHSIMHQTQLMRDRHLDQILMCAVYVICKVVSSNTNNHVERTFADIMRCYRQRPLADNHVYRSVLIKQNSGEGSPERGDLINFYNKVYVQCIQNFALRFTGRHRDECSLSPLPAGRGDAAWSPAGQRVSERHQLYVKPLTSPPPTHHLMYRFSRSPAKDLHAINSLVAAEGGLKRAIHHAIQHAPEDDKRSRPAPVVVRKLHGLMTDRQAL
- the LOC115447568 gene encoding retinoblastoma-like protein 2 isoform X1 is translated as MPKKTKIEESWVEEINNLCSNLNVDSVAAKKARDSFIDIKRKFTLDGDPLHWMSCALYVACRTSITPTVQSGKALEGNCVSLTKLLRLCNISLIQFFTKIKNWMEMTSMSTDFKERISRLEHKFAVSSVLFRKFQPIFQEIFTGLTSEPPKPVSKRRPKQPCSTNALFEFTWCLYICVKGEFHNSANDLVDMYHILLSCLDYVFANAFMAHRTDLINPEFKALPSDWLNADFKMPKKPPCIISTLCEIKDGLSKEATTMKEYSWRPVIQSFFEKGILKGNNDNYAILEIGWFDVNLKSLNNTYETYVLSVGEFDERIFLGDHANEQMNPKNRVSGDEISEVIASFGPSGRACPDTPLTGRLYLARRAEELTPVSEARNSLARLAAYLRQAQPRPSPHLLRLFKDSGVSEETINTNVIQPCTGWANQFANSLREAKGSTKAETITFRRDMVTCLYYKVFEHIIKEEHRKKPQVSLQMLLTQETYQLTVYACCTEIVLHAYGVHSFKFPRVLNIYGLSAFHFYKIIELVVQAVFDKLSRDVIKHLNAVEEEVLESLVWTSDSPLWDQLSRTPVPASADVSVHDSPYRRNNNGLQSPSSLSERVHPPMAEQAKKQLFKDPIKPGQSLLVQTNNTALREISPSQSQNTSNGETTPTSTPKKNNSLILFFRKFYSLAVVRMNDLCTRLGLTDEELKRKIWTCLEHSIMHQTQLMRDRHLDQILMCAVYVICKVVSSNTNNHVERTFADIMRCYRQRPLADNHVYRSVLIKQNSGEGSPERGDLINFYNKVYVQCIQNFALRFTGRHRDECSLSPLPAGRGDAAWSPAGQRVSERHQLYVKPLTSPPPTHHLMYRFSRSPAKDLHAINSLVAAEGGLKRAIHHAIQHAPEDDKRSRPAPVVVRKLHGLMTDRQAL